The following proteins are co-located in the Pyxicephalus adspersus chromosome Z, UCB_Pads_2.0, whole genome shotgun sequence genome:
- the PIP5KL1 gene encoding phosphatidylinositol 4-phosphate 5-kinase-like protein 1 isoform X3: MQSVFFPDERIIGRYDIKGCQVSRWTEPEPEGSQVLQVFKDLNFESKVICLDQQRSWLLRQTELDTGFLRELNVLDYSLLVGFQPLHADEKSQNWSLANLIVRTKTSVNGTGSPTTSHCASVPGTVEEEGDSVDKEEGSTDYSGTPKITSTKRPPMKKIGQQVSTVSDISDVMAQNRRLLPNYRNPLHVMDGPEQRYFIGIIDIFTVYSLRKRLEHLWKSMRYRGQEFSTVGPYRYSQRLCHWVETHTV, from the exons ATGCAGAGCGTCTTCTTCCCAGATGAGAGGATCATTGgacg CTATGATATCAAAGGCTGCCAAGTAAGCCGTTGGACTGAACCAGAACCAGAAGGAAGTCAAGTCTTGCAAGTATTTAAGGATCTGAACTTTGAAAGCAAAGTCATCTGTTTGG ATCAGCAGCGGTCCTGGTTGCTTCGTCAAACAGAGCTGGACACCGGCTTCCTACGTGAGCTGAATGTCCTGGACTACAGCCTGCTAGTAGGATTCCAGCCTCTACATGCTGATGAGAAGAGCCAAAACTGGTCCTTAGCCAACCTCATTGTTCGCACTAAAAC GTCTGTAAACGGGACTGGTAGTCCTACCACATCCCACTGTGCCTCTGTCCCTGGCACTGTTGAAGAAGAAGGCGATTCTGTGGATAAAGAGGAGGGCAGCACAGATTATAGTGGCACCCCAAAAATTACCTCCACTAAACGTCCACCCATGAAGAAGATTGGCCAGCAGGTCAGCACAGTATCTGATATATCTGATGTCATGGCACAAAACCGCCGCTTACTTCCAAACTACAGAAATCCTTTGCATGTGATGGATGGGCCAGAGCAGAGATACTTCATTGGCATCATCGACATATTCACTGTGTATAGCTTAAGGAAAAGGCTGGAGCATCTATGGAAAAGCATGCGTTACCGAGGACAGGAGTTCTCCACTGTTGGCCCTTACCGGTATTCACAAAGGCTGTGCCACTGGGTGGAAACACACACTGTGTAA